The following are from one region of the Gemmatimonadota bacterium genome:
- a CDS encoding cytochrome b/b6 domain-containing protein, whose protein sequence is MNVLLRHALATRINHWLMAACMIALVLTGFLPILGIKFAWVTLHWVSGVIFTASVLFHIIYALTRQDWRSMWIARGEFADVLSSLSGSIKALKVSPGKYWLMQKIYHHIVAIMSLVACVTGILMLLKIDSPFWTRDPYVFSGESWGIIYVLHDFSGLCFIPLIMMHVYFAIRPEKLFYTRSMIKGWITDEEYRAHHDPEKWDAKRKGA, encoded by the coding sequence ATGAATGTCCTGCTGAGACATGCCCTCGCTACCCGGATCAATCACTGGTTGATGGCTGCGTGTATGATCGCTCTGGTGCTAACTGGTTTTTTGCCGATTTTGGGGATCAAGTTTGCGTGGGTAACGCTGCACTGGGTTTCTGGGGTGATTTTTACTGCTTCTGTTTTGTTTCACATTATTTACGCCCTGACCCGGCAAGACTGGCGGTCTATGTGGATCGCGCGAGGAGAATTTGCAGACGTTCTTTCCTCGCTGTCGGGTTCGATCAAGGCTTTGAAAGTATCGCCCGGCAAATACTGGCTGATGCAAAAGATTTATCACCATATTGTGGCGATTATGAGTCTGGTTGCCTGTGTGACGGGTATTTTGATGTTGCTTAAAATTGATTCGCCTTTCTGGACGCGCGATCCTTATGTTTTTTCAGGCGAAAGCTGGGGTATTATTTATGTTTTGCACGATTTTTCGGGTCTGTGTTTTATTCCGCTGATTATGATGCATGTTTATTTTGCCATACGCCCAGAGAAACTTTTTTATACGCGATCAATGATTAAAGGATGGATTACAGACGAGGAATATCGCGCACATCACGATCCAGAGAAGTGGGATGCAAAAAGAAAAGGCGCATAA
- a CDS encoding xanthine dehydrogenase family protein subunit M, giving the protein MLKDMMANFELYQPTAIDHALNLMDRYGDDGWVLAGGQDSFDWFKDRAKKPRAVIDINGIDDLHGIRETADGIEIGALTTLTEIETSALIKEKYGVLADAARHVASPQIRNAGTIGGNVCQDTRCWYYRYGLDCYRAGGNTCYADTPEGIDREHCLFGADRCIAVSPSDTAPALVALDARMVVVNGDGEKEVQAEDFFIGPDVDIMRMTILQPGDLLKSIVIPNTWADARFYFEKVAERNTWDFALVNIASAMKVENDAIVDIRMVCGGVACVPLRLTVVEEVVKGSLQNGASADLAASAATRGATPLNYNGFKIPLMENLVKRAIRES; this is encoded by the coding sequence ATGCTCAAAGATATGATGGCTAATTTTGAATTGTATCAGCCCACTGCAATAGATCACGCGCTGAATTTAATGGATCGCTATGGCGATGATGGTTGGGTTCTGGCAGGCGGTCAGGATAGTTTTGACTGGTTTAAGGACCGCGCCAAGAAGCCCAGAGCAGTTATCGATATTAACGGTATTGATGATTTGCATGGGATACGGGAAACAGCCGATGGGATTGAGATTGGCGCGTTGACCACGCTGACGGAGATTGAGACAAGTGCGCTGATTAAAGAGAAATACGGTGTGTTGGCCGATGCTGCGCGACATGTCGCCAGTCCGCAAATTCGCAATGCGGGAACGATTGGGGGCAATGTCTGCCAGGATACGCGGTGCTGGTATTATCGGTATGGTCTGGATTGTTATCGCGCGGGCGGAAATACCTGTTATGCGGATACGCCCGAGGGAATTGACCGCGAACATTGTCTTTTTGGGGCGGATCGTTGTATTGCCGTGTCGCCTTCAGATACTGCTCCCGCACTTGTTGCTCTCGATGCGCGTATGGTGGTTGTAAATGGTGATGGGGAAAAAGAGGTGCAGGCAGAGGATTTTTTCATTGGTCCAGATGTGGATATTATGCGCATGACGATTTTGCAACCGGGTGATTTGCTCAAGTCGATTGTGATTCCCAATACCTGGGCAGATGCGCGTTTTTATTTTGAAAAGGTAGCCGAAAGGAACACCTGGGATTTCGCGCTGGTCAATATTGCCTCTGCGATGAAGGTAGAGAACGATGCGATTGTCGATATCCGCATGGTATGCGGCGGTGTTGCGTGTGTGCCACTGCGCTTGACAGTTGTGGAAGAGGTGGTCAAGGGCAGTCTCCAAAATGGTGCGTCTGCCGATCTCGCGGCGAGTGCGGCAACCCGGGGCGCCACGCCACTGAATTACAATGGGTTTAAGATTCCCCTGATGGAAAATCTGGTCAAGCGGGCGATACGAGAGAGCTGA
- a CDS encoding xanthine dehydrogenase family protein molybdopterin-binding subunit: MAYQLIGKDFTPPDVAAKVTGKAKYAEDFRAEGMVFCRLLLSTMPHARVRNINVSEATKMQGVLGILTADDVPEQNAPNNPILTNNPHYVGDPILAVAALDEQTAQDAIDKIAIDYEPLPFTLDPLESLYPGGTDAREDGNIRNRRSGSETIKWTAGDFVDKDVCPTGKPATEWSYGEVDQGFENANLIIDESFVTANNPHHSMEPRSCMALWENGKCFVYGATQSQSRPTRDLARLLDMNSENLVYIAEYCGGGFGSKGTAYPVMAIPPLMSKKVGRPVMMRISRAEEYFIGSARHGFQGRIKIGFRSDGRISALDMYVIQENGAYRGGGDWTAAGDAVSLVYTPEAMRFRGIPVYTNTPIRGAQRGPGQNQIACVVEPLLDKAAEELGIDQLAIRRINAPDNDSKYGRRQGPVTSVYMREALDKGGKAFDWAEKKQKSRQRNGSKVIGVGVGQAYHSAGSSKFDGLVRLTPEGKLHIHSGVGNLGTFSHTATSLAAAEVLTCKWENCVIERGDSRRHLPWNHAQWGSNTSFTMTRTNYVAAMDAKNKLLEIAAKDLGGSPGDYDLADERVVHKTDKSKSMGFADAAKRAIELGGKYDGHEAPEDIHAMTKASVAGLAGTGLIGVAKDNLKHEGVVPAMAVGLIEIELDLETGKYEILDYVGVAECGTVLHPQGLETQIKGGAVMGFGLAALERYVYDPQNGLPANMGLYQCKPPSYLDVPSEMKTEVVDIADPQNPVGAKGIGEPVQGCAAAALLCAISDALGGHYFNRMPVTTDHIVNAAAGREQSYKALQVNTV, translated from the coding sequence ATGGCATATCAATTGATTGGCAAGGATTTTACGCCGCCAGATGTGGCGGCAAAGGTTACGGGTAAGGCAAAATACGCCGAGGATTTTCGCGCCGAAGGCATGGTGTTTTGTCGCTTGCTTTTGAGCACGATGCCCCATGCGCGCGTTCGCAACATCAATGTGTCTGAAGCGACGAAGATGCAGGGTGTCCTGGGTATTTTAACGGCTGATGACGTGCCCGAGCAAAACGCGCCGAACAATCCCATATTGACCAATAATCCCCATTATGTAGGGGATCCGATTTTGGCAGTTGCCGCGCTCGACGAGCAGACTGCACAGGATGCAATTGACAAAATTGCGATTGATTATGAACCCCTGCCCTTTACGCTCGATCCTCTGGAGAGTCTCTATCCCGGCGGTACAGATGCCCGCGAAGACGGCAATATTCGCAACCGGCGTTCGGGAAGCGAGACAATCAAATGGACTGCTGGAGATTTTGTCGATAAAGATGTGTGTCCAACGGGCAAACCCGCAACTGAGTGGTCTTATGGCGAGGTTGACCAGGGATTTGAAAATGCAAATTTGATCATAGATGAGAGCTTTGTCACGGCAAATAATCCGCATCATTCAATGGAACCTCGGTCGTGCATGGCTTTATGGGAAAACGGCAAGTGTTTCGTATATGGCGCAACACAAAGCCAGAGCCGTCCCACACGCGATCTGGCTCGTCTCCTGGATATGAATTCTGAAAATCTGGTTTATATCGCGGAATACTGCGGTGGGGGTTTTGGTTCCAAAGGCACGGCGTATCCTGTGATGGCTATTCCGCCGCTTATGTCCAAAAAAGTCGGACGCCCCGTAATGATGCGTATTAGTCGCGCGGAAGAGTACTTTATCGGATCTGCGCGTCACGGTTTTCAGGGGCGAATTAAAATTGGTTTTCGCAGCGATGGGCGGATCAGTGCGCTGGATATGTACGTGATTCAGGAAAATGGTGCCTATCGCGGCGGTGGTGATTGGACTGCTGCTGGCGATGCGGTTTCGCTGGTTTATACGCCCGAAGCCATGCGCTTTCGAGGGATTCCCGTATATACCAATACACCAATCAGGGGGGCACAGCGCGGTCCCGGACAAAATCAGATCGCCTGTGTGGTCGAGCCTTTGCTCGACAAGGCCGCCGAGGAATTGGGCATTGATCAACTGGCGATTCGGCGTATTAATGCACCCGATAACGATTCGAAATACGGGCGCAGGCAAGGACCTGTTACGAGCGTTTATATGCGCGAGGCACTCGACAAAGGCGGCAAGGCTTTTGATTGGGCAGAAAAAAAGCAAAAAAGCCGCCAAAGAAATGGGTCTAAGGTTATAGGCGTGGGAGTTGGGCAGGCTTATCACTCGGCGGGTTCGAGTAAGTTTGATGGCCTGGTGCGCTTGACACCAGAGGGCAAGTTACACATTCATTCGGGCGTTGGCAATCTCGGCACGTTTTCGCACACTGCAACGTCTCTCGCAGCCGCCGAAGTGCTGACGTGTAAATGGGAAAATTGCGTGATTGAGCGGGGCGATAGCCGCCGTCATTTGCCGTGGAACCACGCGCAGTGGGGGAGCAATACCTCGTTTACGATGACGCGCACGAATTATGTTGCGGCTATGGATGCGAAGAACAAATTGCTGGAGATTGCAGCAAAGGACCTGGGTGGCTCTCCCGGCGATTACGATCTGGCCGATGAGCGCGTTGTGCATAAGACGGATAAATCCAAAAGCATGGGATTTGCAGATGCTGCAAAACGCGCAATTGAACTGGGAGGCAAATACGACGGCCATGAAGCTCCAGAGGATATCCATGCCATGACAAAAGCCTCAGTGGCTGGGCTTGCGGGCACGGGCTTGATCGGTGTTGCCAAAGACAATCTGAAACACGAAGGCGTTGTCCCTGCGATGGCCGTTGGACTTATCGAAATTGAATTGGATCTGGAGACCGGCAAGTACGAGATTTTGGATTACGTGGGGGTTGCAGAGTGCGGTACGGTGCTACATCCACAGGGATTGGAGACGCAGATCAAAGGCGGCGCAGTTATGGGTTTTGGCCTGGCTGCGCTGGAGCGGTACGTATATGATCCGCAAAACGGCCTTCCAGCAAATATGGGGCTCTATCAGTGCAAGCCGCCATCTTATCTCGATGTTCCGTCTGAAATGAAAACCGAGGTGGTCGATATCGCCGATCCTCAAAATCCAGTTGGTGCTAAGGGGATAGGTGAGCCTGTGCAGGGTTGTGCCGCTGCCGCGCTTTTGTGCGCGATTTCAGATGCGCTGGGCGGGCATTATTTTAATCGGATGCCAGTGACGACCGATCATATTGTCAATGCAGCCGCAGGACGCGAACAGTCGTATAAGGCGCTGCAGGTGAATACGGTATGA
- a CDS encoding (2Fe-2S)-binding protein has translation MSRRDFIKGIIATGASISAMGYVFGGCAGDMGSAPGAVERLISLNVNGRVRRVDVLPQETLAMTLRYKLGLTGTKLGCDRGECGACTVLVNDVAMYSCSTLTHRVRGRSVVTVEGLEGEDGALHPVQRAFIEELGPQCGFCTPGQVMSAVALLKINPDPTREEAQVAMSGNLCRCGAYDNYLNSVMRAAKEAS, from the coding sequence ATGTCGAGGCGCGACTTTATTAAAGGGATTATTGCTACCGGCGCGTCTATTTCTGCGATGGGATATGTGTTTGGAGGCTGCGCGGGCGACATGGGTAGCGCGCCGGGTGCAGTTGAGCGGCTCATTTCTCTCAATGTAAATGGTCGCGTGCGCCGCGTTGATGTTTTGCCGCAGGAAACACTGGCGATGACTTTGCGGTACAAACTGGGGCTTACGGGCACAAAGCTGGGGTGCGACCGGGGTGAATGCGGTGCGTGTACAGTGCTGGTCAATGATGTGGCGATGTATTCGTGTTCGACTTTAACCCACCGCGTTCGAGGCCGTTCGGTTGTGACCGTCGAGGGCCTTGAAGGCGAAGATGGCGCGTTGCATCCGGTTCAGCGAGCATTTATAGAAGAACTGGGCCCTCAGTGTGGATTTTGCACGCCGGGGCAGGTGATGTCTGCGGTGGCACTGCTGAAGATCAATCCGGATCCAACGCGAGAAGAAGCCCAGGTTGCCATGTCTGGAAACCTTTGTCGCTGTGGTGCTTACGACAATTATCTAAACTCAGTAATGCGTGCGGCAAAGGAGGCTTCTTAA
- a CDS encoding phytanoyl-CoA dioxygenase family protein produces MDVYEKYFFDVNGYLVVEDILSAEQVAALNEAIDHNRDRIRIRKGELRLSGGVGRHGGEVSIALEGAHGRGDIGSILRWPKPWCQPFRDLLSHLPTMHYMLDMIGNGFRYGNANGISMTRGAEGHLLHGGGGFLGGHMYFCKDGKMWNNLIAVCYQLADVNPGDGGFVCIPGSHKANFECPTDVRRMERDLGCFKHIPMKAGSAVIFTEALTHGAMPWTADHERRTLLYRYAAGGYVNPPSGNDPAKYAPFMDELTPLQQAIMQPPHNAGRIDMAALIEAEEKASAKN; encoded by the coding sequence ATGGACGTTTATGAGAAGTATTTTTTTGATGTGAATGGGTATCTGGTCGTGGAGGATATTTTGTCTGCCGAGCAAGTCGCGGCACTCAACGAGGCGATTGATCACAATCGGGATAGAATACGGATTCGCAAGGGGGAACTGAGGTTGTCGGGCGGTGTGGGCAGACATGGCGGCGAGGTTTCTATCGCACTGGAAGGCGCGCATGGACGAGGGGATATCGGAAGTATTTTGAGATGGCCAAAGCCGTGGTGTCAACCCTTCCGCGATTTGTTATCTCATTTGCCAACGATGCACTATATGCTCGATATGATCGGCAATGGATTTCGCTATGGCAATGCCAATGGGATTAGCATGACCAGAGGAGCAGAAGGGCATTTGCTCCACGGTGGGGGCGGTTTTTTAGGCGGACATATGTATTTCTGCAAGGACGGAAAGATGTGGAATAATCTGATTGCTGTGTGTTATCAACTCGCCGATGTCAATCCCGGCGACGGTGGGTTTGTGTGTATTCCCGGCAGTCATAAGGCAAATTTTGAATGTCCGACGGATGTGCGCCGAATGGAGCGGGACCTGGGTTGTTTTAAGCATATTCCCATGAAGGCGGGTTCTGCGGTGATTTTTACCGAGGCATTGACACATGGCGCGATGCCGTGGACTGCGGATCACGAGCGACGAACTCTGCTGTATCGCTATGCCGCAGGGGGGTATGTCAACCCGCCGAGTGGCAATGATCCCGCGAAATATGCGCCGTTTATGGATGAGTTGACACCGCTTCAGCAGGCTATTATGCAACCCCCACACAATGCGGGGCGCATAGATATGGCCGCGCTAATTGAGGCGGAGGAAAAAGCGAGTGCTAAAAACTGA
- a CDS encoding sodium:solute symporter family protein, which produces MLYTGGFMFGLHIYDVLTLGVYLVGITTIGLISSRGVKGTLDYFMGGRKFGKAVLIMHAFGTGTHTDAAVNVVGASYKMGMRGIWYAWLPLFCTPFYWIMMPLFRRMRYITTGDFFDERFGKGLGPAYTAFGVLFYVLAMGIMLEGTGKMASGITGGVLSTETCIIVMTILFVSYGLLGGLQAAVITDFIQGLFVIVLSFLLCPFLLDQVGGFAGLHQTLPQDVFGLTAPDDPPPGYDRISIAFVIILTINTLFNIPGQPHCMEMGGSGKTEWEGRVGFTYGNMIKRFCTIAWAFIGVGAMIIYPNIDDPELVFGMATRDLLPVGLVGVMLASMLAAVMSSCDSFMVAGSALFVENIYKPYFAQKKEDHHYLNAGRIMGILMVIAGIVVTEIFSSVVELWRFLSALPAFWGIAVWGGILWRRCNGYGAWAGLISSALVWWITRNYFHLEFMEQVIWYLSTGVLLTIVVSLYTPQQPKALLDKFYTTLHTPVGQEDKLRALGYEVRD; this is translated from the coding sequence ATGCTTTACACTGGGGGATTCATGTTTGGTCTGCACATCTACGACGTGCTCACACTCGGCGTTTATCTCGTAGGCATCACCACCATCGGTCTCATTTCATCTCGTGGAGTCAAAGGCACACTCGATTATTTTATGGGCGGGCGCAAGTTTGGCAAAGCCGTGCTCATCATGCATGCCTTTGGCACCGGAACCCATACCGATGCAGCTGTCAATGTCGTCGGTGCCTCTTACAAAATGGGGATGCGCGGGATATGGTATGCGTGGCTGCCCCTGTTTTGCACCCCCTTTTACTGGATCATGATGCCTCTTTTCAGGCGCATGCGTTATATCACCACAGGCGACTTTTTCGACGAGCGTTTTGGCAAAGGACTCGGCCCGGCATATACGGCCTTTGGTGTCCTCTTCTACGTGCTCGCCATGGGCATTATGCTCGAAGGCACGGGAAAAATGGCAAGCGGGATTACCGGCGGCGTGCTCAGCACGGAAACCTGCATCATTGTCATGACAATCCTATTTGTATCCTATGGCCTGTTAGGCGGCCTGCAAGCGGCTGTAATCACAGACTTTATACAGGGCCTGTTCGTCATCGTCCTGTCTTTTTTGCTCTGCCCGTTTCTGCTCGATCAGGTCGGTGGTTTTGCCGGGCTGCATCAAACACTGCCACAGGATGTCTTTGGACTCACAGCGCCCGATGATCCACCGCCCGGCTATGACCGCATCTCCATCGCATTTGTCATCATACTCACTATCAATACCCTCTTCAACATCCCCGGACAACCCCACTGCATGGAAATGGGTGGCTCTGGCAAAACAGAATGGGAAGGCCGTGTAGGATTTACCTACGGCAACATGATCAAACGCTTTTGTACCATTGCGTGGGCATTCATCGGCGTGGGCGCCATGATCATATATCCCAATATAGACGATCCCGAACTCGTCTTTGGCATGGCAACACGCGACCTGCTGCCTGTTGGTCTCGTCGGTGTCATGCTCGCATCCATGCTCGCAGCTGTTATGTCTTCTTGCGACTCGTTTATGGTCGCCGGATCGGCACTCTTTGTCGAAAATATTTACAAGCCCTATTTTGCGCAAAAAAAAGAAGACCACCACTATCTCAATGCAGGGCGGATTATGGGCATCCTCATGGTCATCGCGGGCATAGTGGTAACGGAAATTTTTAGTAGCGTAGTCGAATTGTGGCGTTTTCTCTCGGCACTCCCCGCCTTCTGGGGCATCGCAGTCTGGGGCGGCATCTTATGGCGCAGATGCAACGGCTACGGCGCGTGGGCTGGCCTGATCAGTTCTGCCCTCGTGTGGTGGATAACCCGCAACTATTTCCATCTGGAGTTCATGGAACAAGTGATCTGGTACCTCAGCACAGGCGTTTTACTCACCATTGTCGTAAGCCTATATACACCCCAACAGCCCAAAGCACTGCTCGACAAATTCTACACCACTTTGCACACCCCCGTAGGACAGGAAGACAAACTCAGAGCACTGGGTTACGAAGTTCGGGACTAA